In Aedes albopictus strain Foshan chromosome 3, AalbF5, whole genome shotgun sequence, the following are encoded in one genomic region:
- the LOC134284249 gene encoding uncharacterized protein LOC134284249: MLLMGGIRSTLTADWVHERKIRIICRCLFAYHAFVFALQLSEALTEKKDAALVILELMKVAFISVACLKVVSIAFLKKPIATLRQFIYSSSIHSGDEPFDELEQRKFNRTIRRVIQVIFGLMTVDTFIMSIPNFSTNGMLELPHALTLAGECTSSILSVLLANLLAISVVPKYFSCTASVGTTLLGLRTKLRILSRRFKLISQQHFSCGERCFEHVNKEILEAVDQHVECWRHMQILKQLVGKTFFLVHYFSIFAVGALIYVCREMGMNSVTFVIVAGTFSFLLEYFLLCHLVELLQDEADSIGHHIFEICAQIPFNAKFRSEYVQLRTTLMIVWINTRNGVSVNCVGLFDITTSAFVALIDVAYSVLMFLIKLS, from the exons ATGCTTCTTATGGGAG GAATCCGTAGTACATTGACGGCTGATTGGGTTCATGAGCGGAAAATTCGTATCATTTGTCGATGCCTGTTCGCTTATCATGCATTCGTGTTTGCTCTGCAATTGAGTGAAGCCTTGACCGAGAAGAAGGATGCAGCTCTCGTGATTCTGGAATTGATGAAAGTCGCATTTATTTCCGTTGCATGCTTAAAAGTGGTTTCCATAGCATTTCTGAAGAAGCCAATTGCAACGCTACGTCAATTTATCTACAGTAGCAGCATCCACTCTGGTGACGAGCCTTTCGATGAACTGGAACAAAGAAAGTTCAACCGAACTATTCGAAGAGTAATTCAAGTTATCTTCGGTTTGATGACTGTTG ATACTTTTATCATGTCGATTCCAAATTTCTCGACTAACGGTATGCTAGAGCTACCACACGCGCTTACCTTGGCTGGGGAATGTACATCGAGCATTTTGAGTGTGCTTTTAGCTAATTTACTGGCTATTTCGGTAGTTCCGAAATATTTCTCTTGCACGGCAAGCGTTGGAACTACTCTCCTGGGGTTGCGCACAAAACTCAGGATTTTATCTAGGCGTTTCAAACTGATCTCACAGCAGCATTTCTCATGTGGTGAACGATGCTTCGAGCACGTGAATAAAGAAATATTGGAAGCTGTAGATCAACATGTGGAATGTTGGAG ACATATGCAAATTCTTAAACAACTGGTGGGAAAAACATTTTTCCTAGTGCATTATTTTTCGATTTTCGCTGTTGGAGCACTGATCTACGTCTGCCGTGAAATGGGAATGAACAGCGTTACATTTGTCATTGTCGCCGGGACCTTTTCATTTTTGTTGGAATATTTCTTGCTGTGCCACCTGGTAGAGCTGCTTCAGGACGAG GCTGATTCAATTGGACATCACATTTTCGAAATATGTGCCCAAATACCGTTCAATGCAAAATTTCGTTCAGAGTACGTGCAGTTGCGAACCACGCTGATGATTGTATGGATCAATACTAGGAACGGGGTGTCCGTAAATTGCGTAGGACTGTTTGACATTACCACATCGGCATTCGTCGCCCTTATTGATGTTGCGTACTCAGTATTGATGTTCTTGATCAAGCTGAGCTAA
- the LOC109426209 gene encoding uncharacterized protein LOC109426209 — protein sequence MHASPFAKHVPYSAEQAAVDRLQSAIDHRKNMRLPVSLLCVPTLLMTVVSCTKVSWPALEASDEYFAPLMQSFSKFPFHDIYETAPLPSDLMVPGSRLLKIKPAMRGEWTRKTAKDLDDDDHHDERTCRLCDLLSTILGGSASETRRNASKKRIRPAKLRKLMKHCRKN from the exons ATGCACGCAAGCCCTTTCGCCAAACATGTGCCGTATTCCGCGGAACAAGCTGCTGTTGATCGTCTACAGTCGGCGATCGATCATCGGAAAAACATG CGGCTGCCCGTATCGTTGCTGTGTGTTCCCACCCTGCTGATGACCGTTGTTAGCTGCACAAAAGTGTCCTGGCCAGCCCTGGAAGCATCGGATGAGTATTTCGCTCCGCTTATGCAATCATTTTCCAAATTTCCTTTTCACGACATCTACGAGACGGCTCCGCTGCCTTCGGATCTGATGGTGCCGGGATCACGTTTGCTCAAGATCAAACCAGCGATGCGCGGAGAATGGACCCGAAAGACGGCCAAGGACTTGGACGATGATGACCACCACGATGAGAGGACCTGTCGGCTGTGCGATCTGCTGTCGACGATTTTGGGTGGAAGTGCAAGCGAAACGCGACGGAATGCTTCTAAGAAGCGAATTCGGCCGGCCAAGCTTCGGAAGCTCATGAAGCATTGCAGGAAGAATTAG
- the LOC134291727 gene encoding uncharacterized protein LOC134291727, with amino-acid sequence MSDNNPCKQVSAFLRPKIFKPFGMVRGPFGAPRPLARPGLPWLMASNPNAHDDEAPEQVIEEVVHSPDHVEDILIPELLPSVIGFYNEDGTIQKFLQVEKIPERTQMRIPAKIPMKVPEKIPEKIPEKIQEKTPEKTQEKTSEEKISKEKTSKEKELDKSSEEEKPKKSRRKRNLDIPFGHLIDSFEGIDNGYLAQFDPCAEIYQSGEAVEPRRAAREVPKMPYRMRHGALRNRLKFFTNLKDYEDLIAAESVPADIQALRTQISQSSPPEGTLNFKNALTDYLADDKSSTSNSNPSVSLSEVSEAKPIDVPAPKDVIPIAVEDPKIVPPIDKPKTDNNDTDITVPHEKHSSPGTVINYNFFQIGCGRENNIKRNAQQTCLDVLSQIPHRIDKRKGAPDFELLMEGTSVEEPVIYNEDFITIPVRKMFKSNRCKASGRKLKQWKLQQGFDSEELQVSESQPKPTIVIGSTDCSEEPIRSRGPRDSRYRYSRGDQLPIRLFTPSDVANPLRRAIPLVTDDQTVDSAARRFRPKFGPKMKSRRTSGPPTTTTERPTTTTTPAPTTAVPDSTSRKQRRFRGRPKKSVRNEEYYESEYEPAPTEVRPAVAKPTLDKYSKSGKGHWKKTMKSVGQGQRAKSRINEDKWEKIFALTTERNLPRRSIGDSPIWKQSRRDPRWRLKRAQQFKQRRFKGRVAPEPVDPVPINVFTTTTPRPRPESRAERLGRIKPTDPPPQASYHENLERSQTAPKPTLDDANEERRQRRTRPVSRQSNRPRLGTSSAEIMSMGPPREPIVQSRTGIPPAMQDFIIRQVKEHCVQCGPNEVVKNPKSRSASPARYYSSSRNKSPQVIRPPRTQPPPPSPGLLGMNPCM; translated from the exons ATGAGTGATAATAATCCATGTAAACAGGTGTCAGCGTTTCTTCGGCCAAAAATATTCAAACCATTTGGGATGGTTCGTGGTCCATTTGGTGCTCCTCGACCACTGGCAAGACCAGGTTTACCTTGGTTAATGGCTAGCAATCCAAATGCTCATGATGACGAAGCACCAGAACAAGTGATAGAGGAAGTTGTGCATTCTCCAGATCACGTTGAAGATATCCTGATTCCCGAACTATTGCCATCAGTGATAGGGTTCTACAATGAAGATGGTACGATCCAAAAATTTTTACAGGTCGAAAAAATACCGGAAAGGACACAGATGAGAATACCAGCGAAGATACCGATGAAAGTACCGGAGAAGATACCGGAGAAGATACCCGAGAAGATACAGGAGAAGACACCGGAGAAGACACAAGAGAAAACATCGGAGGAGAAAATCTCCAAGGAGAAGACATCAAAAGAGAAGGAATTGGACAAATCATCGGAGGAGGAAAAGCCGAAAAAGTCAAGACGAAAGCGAAACCTGGATATCCCCTTCGGACATTTGATCGACTCCTTTGAG GGCATAGACAACGGGTATCTCGCACAATTTGATCCATGCGCTGAAATCTACCAATCCGGTGAAGCTGTAGAGCCACGGAGAGCTGCACGGGAAGTTCCAAAAATGCCTTACCGAATGCGTCACGGAGCACTTAGAAACAG GCTTAAATTCTTCACCAACCTCAAAGATTACGAAGATCTTATCGCAGCGGAGTCCGTGCCAGCGGACATTCAGGCGCTTCGAACACAAATCAGCCAAAGTAGTCCTCCAGAGGGTACCCTGAACTTCAAGAATGCGTTGACCGATTATCTTGCGGATGATAAATCCTCCACAAGTAACTCCAATCCTTCTGTGTCATTGTCGGAGGTCTCTGAAGCCAAACCGATTGATGTCCCAGCACCAAAAGATGTCATTCCCATAGCAGTTGAAGATCCCAAAATTGTCCCACCCATTGATAAACCCAAAACTGACAATAACGATACAGACATCACTGTGCCACATGAAAAGCATTCATCGCCTGGCACCGTCATCAACTATAACTTCTTCCAAATTGGTTGCGGTCGGGAAAACAACATCAAAAGAAATGCTCAACAAACCTGCCTGGACGTCCTGAGTCAAATACCACATCGAATCGATAAACGGAAAGGAGCTCCGGATTTCGAGCTACTCATGGAGGGAACCAGCGTGGAAGAGCCCGTCATCTACAATGAAGACTTCATCACTATCCCAGTACGGAAGATGTTCAAATCCAACCGCTGTAAAGCAAGCGGACGGAAACTCAAACAGTGGAAGCTTCAGCAAGGTTTTGACTCAGAAGAGCTTCAAGTGTCCGAGTCGCAACCGAAACCAACCATCGTGATCGGTTCAACTGATTGCAGTGAAGAGCCCATCAGATCCCGAGGTCCACGTGACTCCAGATATCGCTACAGCCGTGGAGATCAGTTACCGATCCGACTGTTCACTCCGTCCGACGTTGCGAATCCTTTAAGACGGGCCATCCCTCTGGTCACAGACGACCAGACAGTTGATTCCGCAGCTCGAAGATTCAGACCCAAATTTGGCCCAAAGATGAAAAGTCGTCGTACCAGTGGACCTCCAACGACCACTACAGAACGACCCACGACAACAACTACTCCGGCACCCACGACAGCTGTGCCGGATTCAACCTCCCGTAAACAAAGACGTTTCCGAGGACGCCCAAAAAAGAGCGTTCGAAATGAAGAGTATTATGAGTCGGAATACGAACCGGCCCCCACTGAAGTACGCCCTGCTGTAGCGAAACCAACGCTCGATAAGTACTCCAAATCCGGTAAAGGCCATTGGAAGAAAACAATGAAGTCGGTAGGCCAAGGTCAACGAGCAAAAAGTCGCATTAACGAAGACAAGTGGGAGAAGATCTTTGCCTTGACCACCGAGCGTAACTTACCCAGACGAAGCATCGGAGACAGTCCGATCTGGAAGCAATCTAGACGGGACCCCCGATGGCGTTTGAAGCGCGCTCAGCAGTTCAAGCAGCGACGTTTCAAAGGCCGGGTTGCACCCGAACCTGTAGACCCAGTACCAATCAACGTCTTCACTACCACAACACCAAGACCACGCCCGGAAAGCAGAGCGGAACGTCTAGGAAGGATAAAACCCACGGATCCGCCACCTCAGGCTAGCTACCATGAGAACTTGGAACGTTCCCAAACAGCGCCAAAGCCAACTCTAGACGACGCAAACGAAGAACGACGCCAGCGCAGAACTCGACCAGTTAGCCGTCAATCCAACCGCCCCCGATTGGGGACAAGTTCGGCCGAGATCATGAGCATGGGCCCACCTCGGGAACCAATAGTTCAATCACGGACAGGCATTCCACCAGCCATGCAGGACTTCATCATTCGTCAAGTGAAAGAACATTGCGTGCAATGCGGCCCGAATGAAGTCGTCAAAAACCCAAAAAGTCGAAGTGCGTCACCCGCCCGCTATTATTCCTCCAGTAGGAACAAAAGCCCGCAAGTTATACGACCGCCCCGAACTCAACCCCCTCCGCCTTCGCCAGGACTTCTCGGAATGAACCCATGTATGTGA